Proteins encoded by one window of bacterium:
- a CDS encoding O-antigen ligase family protein has protein sequence MTEKLLVSGLVLILSYLTWVWGGLRVAWLPPSVWASFVLLIILLVTRSRPLWRDLFFYFGLLFSGYLTIQWWNAGRVLFFDVGLNEWRYSPPRHPDWPSAFSRPEAAQMLSWFFPAWILGLVIRSPAVSRGTIIGLLRGLVYSAGLLALFGVVQFLTRTRLQYWLAPTGDGFFASFGYTNHAAAYFVLMGAIAAGLLYREIFRSDAFNAGGALRAATVHPGRYSDAIAARSAPPTLRGLQAPALAASLLLCLIGANLSLSRAGVILAWALAGFIAVYGLMRGWKKLHRAGRVNLAAATIAILFVFYFAVAGFGSKDIAKEFAVKKPVHHLLFPVLDDVNLALGGRWEQDVAAWHMWQDHKLLGIGGWGYRYLLAFYIPKEDWKALVQNAGRANVHCDILQYLTEFGIVGFGLMLAAVTALILSPLHSGERARVRVSVTRRDPLLIMGVIGLSLVVVFSLIDLPFRCPAILCTWVVILAALPKVTETKVYKVTINR, from the coding sequence ATGACTGAGAAACTCCTCGTATCCGGGTTGGTGCTGATCCTGTCATATCTGACCTGGGTTTGGGGAGGTCTGAGGGTGGCGTGGTTACCACCCTCCGTTTGGGCTTCCTTTGTTCTTCTAATTATCCTGTTGGTAACACGATCACGCCCCTTGTGGCGTGATCTTTTCTTTTATTTCGGGCTCCTGTTTTCGGGCTATCTTACAATCCAATGGTGGAATGCGGGGCGGGTTCTTTTCTTTGATGTCGGGCTTAACGAATGGCGCTATTCGCCGCCCCGTCACCCTGATTGGCCTTCAGCGTTCTCCCGGCCCGAAGCCGCTCAGATGTTGTCCTGGTTTTTCCCCGCCTGGATACTGGGGCTCGTGATTCGCTCACCTGCTGTCAGCAGGGGCACAATAATAGGCCTGTTACGGGGCTTGGTATATAGTGCCGGTTTGCTGGCATTATTCGGGGTGGTTCAATTCCTCACACGCACTCGTCTTCAGTATTGGCTGGCGCCAACGGGTGATGGTTTTTTTGCCTCATTCGGTTACACCAACCATGCCGCGGCCTATTTTGTGCTGATGGGCGCCATTGCAGCCGGATTGTTATATCGCGAGATTTTCCGCTCAGATGCATTCAATGCGGGAGGCGCACTCCGTGCGGCGACCGTGCACCCTGGGCGCTATAGTGATGCGATCGCCGCACGGAGTGCGCCTCCCACATTAAGAGGCCTGCAAGCGCCTGCCTTGGCTGCCTCCCTGTTGCTCTGTCTCATTGGCGCCAATCTTTCCCTGAGCCGGGCCGGGGTGATTCTGGCCTGGGCGCTGGCGGGCTTTATCGCCGTGTATGGCCTCATGCGGGGCTGGAAAAAGTTGCACAGGGCGGGGCGCGTCAATCTGGCAGCCGCCACGATCGCCATCTTGTTTGTTTTCTATTTTGCCGTGGCAGGCTTTGGCAGCAAGGACATCGCCAAAGAGTTCGCCGTCAAAAAACCGGTACATCATTTGCTATTTCCTGTTTTGGATGATGTAAATTTGGCACTCGGGGGGCGGTGGGAACAGGATGTGGCGGCCTGGCACATGTGGCAGGATCACAAACTCCTCGGCATCGGCGGCTGGGGGTACCGCTACCTGTTGGCCTTCTACATCCCAAAAGAGGACTGGAAGGCGTTGGTGCAAAACGCAGGAAGAGCCAATGTGCATTGCGACATTCTCCAATATCTTACTGAATTCGGAATCGTCGGCTTTGGACTTATGTTAGCAGCAGTGACAGCACTGATTCTTTCCCCTCTCCATTCAGGGGAGAGGGCTAGGGTGAGGGTGTCTGTAACTCGCCGCGACCCTCTTTTGATCATGGGTGTCATAGGCCTTTCTCTCGTAGTTGTTTTCAGCCTCATAGACCTGCCCTTCCGCTGTCCAGCCATTCTCTGCACTTGGGTGGTGATTCTCGCCGCCCTGCCAAAAGTTACAGAAACCAAGGTTTACAAAGTAACCATTAATCGTTAA
- a CDS encoding polysaccharide biosynthesis/export family protein, with protein MRKFIHIYKGVTALFLVMALFSGCRTAVKVSSVHDLSSPKRPVKERSQTLVANDSARLRPGLVINVNVLVAGKTEITATAKRISDQGTIAMPLLGTVQVRDQSLENFSTQLTSAYKEFFVNPQVIVEFVRDDNKEGLSPWGNVTVLGRVKKPGRISLPATRDLTLSGAIQQAGGYDTSAKENAIRVTRKRPDGNVKTWEIDLRSVGAEGLIENDILLEPDDVVFIPELIF; from the coding sequence ATGAGGAAATTTATTCATATTTATAAAGGGGTCACAGCCCTGTTTTTGGTCATGGCTCTCTTTTCCGGTTGTCGGACGGCAGTTAAAGTATCGTCCGTTCATGATTTATCTTCTCCGAAACGACCAGTGAAAGAGCGGTCTCAGACGCTTGTCGCTAATGATTCAGCCCGTCTTCGGCCTGGTCTGGTCATCAATGTCAATGTGCTTGTTGCGGGTAAAACCGAGATTACCGCAACTGCAAAGCGGATATCGGATCAGGGAACCATCGCCATGCCGCTACTTGGTACAGTCCAAGTGCGTGATCAAAGTCTTGAAAATTTCAGTACCCAGTTGACGTCTGCTTACAAGGAGTTTTTTGTCAATCCTCAGGTAATCGTTGAATTCGTACGGGATGATAACAAAGAGGGGTTGTCTCCATGGGGCAATGTGACGGTTTTAGGCCGGGTCAAAAAACCGGGACGTATCAGCCTTCCCGCAACGCGCGACCTGACCTTGAGCGGAGCGATCCAGCAGGCTGGCGGCTATGACACAAGTGCCAAGGAAAATGCCATTCGCGTCACCCGTAAACGCCCTGATGGCAACGTCAAAACGTGGGAAATCGATTTGCGCTCGGTTGGGGCTGAAGGCCTGATTGAGAATGATATTTTACTTGAGCCTGATGATGTCGTGTTTATTCCTGAACTGATTTTTTAA
- a CDS encoding outer membrane beta-barrel protein gives MMKRTVITAMMCLAIISIANAEPGNGIHAGPWTFSPYANLRETYDSNVDKTPVNKVDDFFLDSEAGLKMGYSAYAIDFSGLGFLGNRNYSDLTDKDFSSGGEILKFKQGTHDTFVIEADQTFRRVEDNDLHGSEAAVLGVSPDSVLDSSSTSRRDINNVGVSVGRNLTDKMVLDVGYRFDDVNYSDPTIYDIQNHIGQAEGAYRLTEKTDSLVTMQAGMQDNGVISDPANYYIGRVGLKTRGTDKVIFKGGVGVQLYERPIADDITSFSYDLSASWVATEKITLQAGGRNGTVLSSLYTDNGSEYNTVWAGASYRVIPTIILSANASYRQDDYLDPVAVQGGTKDRTDKGSGLGARVDYLTPAKFLRLYTEAQYQNVESTISPTYDETRIMLGMKLQY, from the coding sequence ATGATGAAACGAACAGTAATTACCGCCATGATGTGCTTGGCCATAATTTCAATCGCAAACGCGGAACCCGGTAATGGGATCCATGCAGGACCTTGGACTTTCAGTCCCTATGCGAATCTCCGGGAGACCTATGATTCCAATGTCGATAAAACGCCGGTCAACAAGGTGGATGATTTTTTCCTCGACTCTGAAGCAGGCTTGAAAATGGGCTATTCAGCCTATGCAATCGACTTTTCGGGTTTGGGCTTCCTTGGAAATCGGAATTATAGCGACTTGACTGACAAGGACTTCTCGAGTGGCGGTGAAATCTTGAAATTCAAGCAGGGCACTCATGACACCTTTGTCATCGAGGCCGATCAAACTTTCCGTCGCGTGGAGGACAACGATCTCCATGGCTCTGAAGCCGCCGTCCTGGGTGTGTCGCCTGACTCCGTTTTGGACTCCAGTTCAACGAGCCGTCGCGATATCAATAACGTCGGAGTCTCTGTCGGGCGTAACCTGACTGACAAGATGGTTTTGGATGTTGGGTACCGGTTTGATGATGTCAATTATTCTGATCCGACTATTTATGATATTCAGAATCATATTGGGCAGGCCGAGGGGGCTTACCGGTTGACCGAAAAAACGGATAGTCTTGTAACCATGCAGGCCGGCATGCAGGATAACGGCGTCATTAGCGACCCCGCCAACTACTACATCGGTCGGGTAGGTCTTAAAACTCGGGGAACGGATAAAGTAATCTTCAAAGGCGGGGTTGGTGTCCAGCTCTATGAGCGTCCCATCGCAGACGATATCACCTCGTTTAGTTACGATCTTTCCGCCTCATGGGTTGCAACGGAGAAAATTACGCTTCAAGCGGGTGGCCGTAACGGAACCGTCCTTTCCTCTCTCTATACGGATAACGGCAGTGAATATAACACCGTTTGGGCTGGAGCTTCTTACCGGGTCATTCCGACAATTATTCTGTCCGCTAACGCCTCTTATCGTCAGGATGATTATCTTGACCCCGTGGCGGTGCAGGGTGGAACAAAAGATCGAACGGATAAGGGAAGTGGTCTTGGAGCCCGCGTCGATTATTTGACGCCCGCGAAGTTCTTGAGGCTCTACACCGAGGCGCAGTACCAAAACGTGGAGTCTACGATCTCACCTACTTATGACGAAACCCGCATTATGCTGGGCATGAAACTCCAGTACTAA